The genome window GCTTATTAGGCTAATAAGCCTTATACCAAACTATTTACACATCGCACAACCCTGGCACTTATCCAGCTCGCCACGGAACCGCTTCTCAACCAAATGATGAAGACGGTCACGCAACGGCTCAAGCTCCATCTTATCAATCACCTCATTGACAAAGGCAAACTCAAGTAGCAGCTTGGCTTCCTTCTGGTCGATGCCACGCTGCTGCATATAGAAGAGTGCAGCATCATTGAGCTGTCCTACAGTTGAACCGTGATTACACTGGACGTCATCCGCATATATCTCAAGCATCGGCTGCGAGAACATACGGGCTGTCTTGCTGGCGCAGAGGTTACGGTTGTTCTCCTGTGAGAGCGTCTTCTGCGCACCCTTTCGAACCAAGACACGACCAGCGAAGGCGCCGACAGCATTCTCATCAAGCACATACTTATAAAGTTCATTGCTTGTGCAATGAGGTACCTGGTGGTCGATGAGTGTATTGTTGTCAACATGCTGGCTCTTGTCAGCAATCACACAACCGTTACAGAAGCATTCACTACCCTCTCCCTTGAAGACAAGGTCGAGCATATTGCGCGTCACACCGTTATGCAGCGTAATGACATTATGACTCACACGGGAGTTGCGTTGCTGCTCAATGTAGACATTGGAGACACGTGTGTTCTTTGCATGTGTCTCTTCCAGACAGTTAAGCTCCAAACTTGCATTATCTCCGACAAAGGCTTCTATAACCTGTGTTGCAAGGAAGTTACGGTTGTCGGAAGCATGGTCACAGAAGAGGAACTGTGCCTTGGCACCCTCTTCAAGAACGATAAGCACACGGCGGTTTACCATCAAATCGACATCCGAACGGAGGATATTAACGACCTGCACGGTGCGCTCAAGCTGCACGTTCTTTGGCACATAGAGGAAAAGACCATCCTGTGCAAGCATTGTATTCAGGGCAGTTACGGCATCTGCCTCCGTATTGGCAAGACGACCATAATACTTCTTCACCAGTTCTGGATGTTCAGCAGCTACCCGGTTCAAGCTGTCAATGATAACGCCGTCATTCAGCTTTGCCTTTGGAAGAGCCTTACTATAGAACTGGTCGTTAACAACGAAGTAAAGAGAAGTGCTGAGATTTGGCACATCACACTTGAAAGTCTCGTAAGGATTAACGGGTATTTCAAGACGGTTAAGATTCAAACCATAATCTGCCTCAAAGAGCTTCTGCATATCCGTGTACTTATAGCGTTCCACCTTCCTGGACGGAAAACCCTGACGACGGAAATCCTCAAAAGCCTTGTCGCGCACCTCATTGAGCACGGGTGCAGCATGTTCCTTTATCATCTGCTGCGCCTCAGTGTAGAGGTCTATATATTGTTTTTCGCTTTGCATTGTTCTTTCTTTTTTGAGGTTTTATCTAAGGAATGGCGGGAATGGGATGTCTTTCCGGGCTATATACAATAGCAAGGTCAGCCTTATTAAAGCCCCTTTGTTTACATGAAAGGCTCACCCTTCCCCAAGTCACCAACTATTAGCCACCCGATTAATCCTCAGTCTCAACCTCTTCCTTAATCCAATCGTAACCGCGCTGCTCAATTTCCTTGGCAAGTTCCGGACCTGCAGTCTTAACAATACGTCCCTTGTAAAGCACATGAACAACATCCGGCTTAATCATCTCAAGCAGACGTTCATAATGTGTAATAACAATGGTTGATGTTTCATCCGTGTGCATCTTGTTCACTCCATCAGCTACAATGCGCATAGCATCAACATCAAGACCTGAGTCGGTCTCATCGAGAATACTGAGTTTTGGCTCCAACATTGCCATCTGGAAAATCTCATTACGCTTCTTCTCACCACCAGAGAATCCCTCGTTCACACTGCGACGAGAAAGATTTGAATCCATACCGACCACCTGACGTTTCTCACGCATGAGTGCCATGAAGTCGGCAGCTTTCAATGCCTCCAAGCCCTGATAGGCACGCTTGGCATTGATAGCAGCCTTCATAAAGTTGGTCATACTCACACCAGGTATCTCAACAGGATACTGGAAAGAGAGGAAGATTCCCTCATGAGAACGGTCTTCTGGCTTCATCTCCAATAGATTCTTGCCATTAAAGACAGCCATACCATCAGTTACTTCATAGAGCGGATTACCTGTAAGTACGGCACTAAGCGTTGATTTACCCGAGCCGTTAGGTCCCATGATAGCATGCACCTCGCCATCTTTCACCGTGAGGTTGATGCCTCTTAATATTTCTTTGCCTGCAATGGTTGCATGCAGGTTTCTTACTTCTAACATATTGTTTTTGTTTTACTTATTTTTGAAAAGAAAGATATTAATGAAATCAAACACCATATCCATTATAAACTCAGAAGTAGAATAGTCACCACGAGCTATTCTCTCTGCTTTCTCTCGCTCATATCGCTCTTCAGCCAACAACTGCGATGTATCGTTGCCACCAAAGAAAGACTTTGACTTCTTCTTGTAAGGGGGAATATCCTTAATGAAACCAGAACCCGTTACAGTGCGAAAGAGACGACGGTCATAAGGCGTTGAAGTCGTGACGGTGCCCATTACCGAATGACAGATTCTTATCGTATCTTTCTTTATCTGTTCATCAATAAGATACTTCTGCCACGGCTTTAACTGCCATGACTGGGCTTGAAGCATTGTTGTAAGCAACAAGCCAGACGTAACAAGAATAGCCTTTCGCATATTGTTCGTTCTGTTATATTACCCTACTGTTCCTTCCAATGTCACAGAGAGAAGTTTCTGTGCTTCTACAGCAAACTCCATCGGGAGCTTATTGAGCACATCCTTTGCATAACCATTGACTATCAAGCCGACAGCATCCTCTGTAGGAATACCACGCTGATTGCAATAGAAGAGCTGGTCTTCACTGATTTTAGAGGTCGTAGCTTCATGCTCAACAATAGCTGTATCA of Prevotella fusca JCM 17724 contains these proteins:
- the sufD gene encoding Fe-S cluster assembly protein SufD, which produces MQSEKQYIDLYTEAQQMIKEHAAPVLNEVRDKAFEDFRRQGFPSRKVERYKYTDMQKLFEADYGLNLNRLEIPVNPYETFKCDVPNLSTSLYFVVNDQFYSKALPKAKLNDGVIIDSLNRVAAEHPELVKKYYGRLANTEADAVTALNTMLAQDGLFLYVPKNVQLERTVQVVNILRSDVDLMVNRRVLIVLEEGAKAQFLFCDHASDNRNFLATQVIEAFVGDNASLELNCLEETHAKNTRVSNVYIEQQRNSRVSHNVITLHNGVTRNMLDLVFKGEGSECFCNGCVIADKSQHVDNNTLIDHQVPHCTSNELYKYVLDENAVGAFAGRVLVRKGAQKTLSQENNRNLCASKTARMFSQPMLEIYADDVQCNHGSTVGQLNDAALFYMQQRGIDQKEAKLLLEFAFVNEVIDKMELEPLRDRLHHLVEKRFRGELDKCQGCAMCK
- the sufC gene encoding Fe-S cluster assembly ATPase SufC; this encodes MLEVRNLHATIAGKEILRGINLTVKDGEVHAIMGPNGSGKSTLSAVLTGNPLYEVTDGMAVFNGKNLLEMKPEDRSHEGIFLSFQYPVEIPGVSMTNFMKAAINAKRAYQGLEALKAADFMALMREKRQVVGMDSNLSRRSVNEGFSGGEKKRNEIFQMAMLEPKLSILDETDSGLDVDAMRIVADGVNKMHTDETSTIVITHYERLLEMIKPDVVHVLYKGRIVKTAGPELAKEIEQRGYDWIKEEVETED